The following proteins come from a genomic window of Phormidium ambiguum IAM M-71:
- the tuf gene encoding elongation factor Tu, giving the protein MARAKFERNKPHVNIGTIGHVDHGKTTLTAAITMTLAALGAAKAKGYADIDAAPEEKARGITINTAHVEYETPTRHYAHVDCPGHADYVKNMITGAAQMDGAILVVSAADGPMPQTREHILLAKQVGVPNIVVFLNKKDMVDDEELLELVELEVRELLSSYDFPGDDIPIVAGSALKALEKMTAAPKTQPGEDEWVDCIHKLMAEVDAYIPTPEREVDKPFLMAVEDVFSITGRGTVATGRIERGKIRIGETVELVGIKDTRSTTVTGVEMFQKSLEEGMAGDNVGLLLRGIQKTDIERGMVLAKPGSITPHTQFEGEVYVLTEKEGGRKTPFFPGYRPQFYVRTTDVTGTITAFTADDGGAAEMVMPGDRIKMTVELINPIAIEQGMRFAIREGGRTIGAGVVSKIVK; this is encoded by the coding sequence ATGGCACGCGCAAAGTTTGAAAGGAATAAACCCCACGTTAACATCGGTACGATCGGTCACGTTGACCACGGTAAAACTACCTTAACAGCAGCAATTACTATGACCTTAGCTGCTTTAGGTGCAGCAAAAGCTAAAGGCTATGCTGATATTGATGCTGCTCCCGAAGAAAAAGCACGGGGTATTACCATTAATACGGCTCACGTAGAATATGAAACCCCAACCCGCCACTACGCGCACGTTGATTGCCCCGGACACGCTGACTATGTGAAAAATATGATCACTGGTGCAGCGCAAATGGATGGAGCGATCCTAGTAGTGTCTGCTGCTGATGGCCCAATGCCCCAAACACGGGAACACATCCTGTTAGCAAAACAGGTTGGGGTACCTAACATCGTGGTCTTCTTAAATAAGAAAGACATGGTGGATGATGAAGAACTGTTAGAGTTGGTAGAACTAGAAGTTCGGGAACTCCTCAGTTCTTATGATTTCCCTGGTGACGATATTCCGATCGTGGCAGGTTCAGCTTTAAAGGCTTTAGAAAAGATGACCGCGGCTCCTAAAACTCAGCCCGGTGAAGATGAGTGGGTAGATTGTATCCACAAACTCATGGCTGAAGTAGATGCCTATATTCCTACTCCAGAACGCGAAGTTGATAAGCCGTTCTTGATGGCTGTAGAAGACGTATTCTCGATCACAGGTCGCGGTACAGTGGCTACAGGTCGGATCGAACGTGGCAAGATCAGAATTGGTGAAACCGTTGAATTGGTTGGTATCAAAGATACTCGCAGCACCACTGTAACTGGCGTAGAAATGTTCCAGAAATCCTTGGAAGAAGGTATGGCTGGTGATAACGTAGGTCTGTTGCTCCGGGGGATTCAAAAGACTGATATTGAGCGGGGAATGGTACTCGCTAAACCCGGTTCGATCACTCCTCACACCCAATTTGAAGGTGAAGTATATGTACTCACCGAAAAAGAAGGTGGTCGGAAAACTCCTTTCTTCCCTGGCTACCGTCCTCAGTTCTACGTGCGGACAACTGACGTAACGGGAACTATTACAGCTTTCACCGCAGATGATGGCGGCGCAGCAGAAATGGTGATGCCGGGAGACCGGATCAAAATGACTGTTGAGTTGATCAACCCGATCGCGATCGAGCAAGGAATGCGCTTTGCGATCCGTGAAGGTGGTCGTACCATCGGTGCAGGCGTTGTTTCCAAGATCGTGAAGTAG
- the fusA gene encoding elongation factor G, translating to MARAVPLERTRNIGIAAHIDAGKTTTTERILFYSGIIHKIGEVHEGTAVTDWMEQERERGITITAAAISTSWRDHKINIIDTPGHVDFTIEVERSMRVLDGVIAVFCSVGGVQPQSETVWRQADRYKVPRFAFVNKMDRTGADFYKVYGQIRDRMRANAVPIQLPIGSESDFKGIIDLVRMKALMYKDDQGKEITEEEIPANLKDKADEFRLKLVEAVAETDDALTEKYLEGEELTEAEIRKGLRKGTIDGTIVPMLCGSAFKNKGVQPLLDAVVDYLPSPLDIPAIKGQLPDGSETERRASDEEPLSALAFKIMADPYGRLTFIRVYSGVLKKGSYVYNSTKGKKERVSRLIILKADERIEVDEMRAGDLGAVLGLKDTFTGDTICEEGSPVILESLFIPEPVISVAVEPKTKQDMEKLSKALQSLSEEDPTFRVRIDQETNQTVIAGMGELHLEILVDRMLREFKVEANVGAPQVAYRETIRKAVNRVEGKFIRQSGGKGQYGHVVINLEPGDPGSGFEFVSKIVGGVVPKEYIGPAEQGMKETCESGVLAGYPLIDVKATLVDGSYHDVDSNEMAFKIAGSMALKAAVGKASPVLLEPMMKVEVEVPENFLGDVMGDLNSRRGQIEGMGSEQGLAKVTAKVPLAEMFGYATDIRSRTQGRGIFSMEFSHYEEVPRNVAEAIIAKSKGNA from the coding sequence GTGGCACGTGCCGTCCCGCTTGAAAGAACACGCAACATTGGTATTGCAGCCCACATTGATGCGGGCAAGACAACAACTACAGAAAGAATCCTGTTCTATTCCGGTATAATTCACAAAATTGGCGAAGTCCATGAAGGAACTGCCGTAACAGACTGGATGGAGCAAGAGCGGGAGCGAGGAATTACCATTACTGCTGCCGCTATCAGCACTAGCTGGAGAGACCACAAGATCAACATTATCGATACACCGGGTCACGTAGACTTTACGATCGAAGTCGAACGCTCCATGAGAGTTTTGGATGGAGTAATCGCAGTATTTTGCTCGGTGGGAGGTGTTCAACCTCAATCTGAGACCGTATGGCGGCAGGCAGACAGGTATAAAGTGCCGCGGTTTGCCTTTGTCAACAAAATGGATCGGACTGGGGCTGACTTCTATAAGGTATACGGTCAAATCCGCGATCGCATGAGAGCAAATGCGGTTCCCATTCAGCTACCCATTGGTAGTGAAAGCGATTTCAAAGGAATCATTGACCTGGTGCGGATGAAAGCCTTGATGTATAAAGACGATCAAGGTAAAGAAATCACAGAAGAAGAGATTCCCGCCAATCTCAAAGACAAAGCCGACGAGTTTCGTCTGAAGTTGGTTGAAGCAGTAGCGGAAACCGATGATGCCTTGACAGAGAAATACCTGGAAGGTGAAGAATTAACCGAAGCGGAAATTCGTAAAGGACTCCGAAAAGGGACTATTGATGGCACGATCGTACCTATGCTTTGCGGTTCGGCCTTCAAAAACAAAGGTGTCCAACCATTGCTCGATGCAGTCGTGGATTACCTGCCTTCACCACTGGATATTCCAGCAATTAAAGGACAACTGCCAGATGGCAGCGAAACTGAAAGACGCGCTTCTGATGAAGAGCCACTGTCAGCTTTGGCCTTTAAAATCATGGCAGACCCTTATGGTCGTCTCACCTTTATTCGCGTCTACTCAGGCGTTTTGAAAAAAGGCAGTTACGTCTACAACTCCACAAAAGGGAAGAAAGAGCGCGTATCTCGCCTGATTATTCTCAAAGCAGATGAACGCATTGAAGTAGATGAAATGCGAGCAGGTGATTTGGGCGCAGTTCTAGGTCTGAAAGATACCTTCACAGGCGATACCATCTGCGAAGAAGGTTCTCCAGTAATTCTAGAATCCCTGTTCATTCCTGAGCCTGTGATATCGGTTGCGGTAGAACCAAAAACCAAACAGGACATGGAAAAACTCTCCAAAGCTCTGCAATCCTTGTCAGAGGAAGACCCAACATTCCGGGTGCGGATTGACCAAGAAACTAACCAAACCGTAATTGCGGGGATGGGTGAACTGCACTTGGAAATTCTGGTCGATCGGATGTTACGCGAATTCAAGGTAGAAGCTAATGTGGGTGCGCCCCAAGTAGCTTACCGAGAAACCATTCGCAAAGCCGTCAACCGAGTTGAAGGCAAATTTATCCGTCAAAGTGGTGGTAAAGGTCAGTATGGTCACGTAGTGATCAACCTAGAACCAGGAGATCCCGGTAGCGGCTTTGAATTTGTATCAAAGATCGTGGGTGGCGTAGTACCGAAAGAGTACATTGGCCCAGCCGAGCAAGGGATGAAAGAAACCTGTGAATCTGGCGTATTAGCTGGATATCCGCTGATTGACGTGAAAGCGACTTTAGTGGACGGTTCTTACCACGACGTAGACTCGAATGAAATGGCCTTCAAAATCGCAGGCTCAATGGCACTAAAAGCAGCTGTTGGAAAAGCTTCACCAGTGCTGTTGGAGCCTATGATGAAAGTTGAGGTTGAAGTTCCCGAAAACTTTTTGGGAGATGTAATGGGAGATCTCAATTCCCGTCGCGGTCAAATCGAAGGGATGGGATCGGAACAGGGACTTGCTAAAGTCACCGCTAAGGTGCCATTAGCAGAAATGTTTGGCTATGCCACGGATATCCGGTCTAGAACTCAAGGTCGGGGCATATTCTCGATGGAATTTAGCCACTACGAAGAAGTGCCGCGCAACGTGGCTGAAGCTATCATCGCCAAGAGTAAAGGGAACGCTTAG
- a CDS encoding phosphomannose isomerase type II C-terminal cupin domain: MAQPQEISTVSLVALQSSNAVAATELRPWGSFTTLEEGKGYKIKRIEVKPGHRLSLQMHHHRSEHWIVVCGTAKITCGEEEKLLGPNESTYVPQCALHRLENPGVIPLVLIEVQNGEYLGEDDIVRFQDDYSRSSSK, encoded by the coding sequence ATGGCTCAACCTCAAGAAATTTCAACCGTATCTTTAGTAGCTTTACAGTCCTCTAATGCCGTAGCAGCCACAGAATTACGTCCTTGGGGTTCTTTTACTACCCTAGAAGAAGGAAAGGGTTATAAAATTAAGCGAATTGAAGTTAAGCCAGGTCATCGTCTTAGTCTACAAATGCACCACCACCGTAGCGAACATTGGATTGTGGTTTGTGGTACAGCTAAAATTACCTGTGGGGAAGAAGAAAAATTACTAGGCCCAAATGAATCAACCTACGTTCCCCAGTGCGCTCTCCACCGTTTAGAAAATCCTGGTGTGATTCCTTTGGTACTAATTGAAGTACAAAATGGTGAATATCTGGGAGAAGATGATATTGTTCGTTTCCAAGACGATTACTCCCGTAGCAGTTCTAAGTAA
- a CDS encoding DUF1997 domain-containing protein — translation MHTRFDASQSVEIAVPQQPIPIQHYLRQPKRLVQALVDVNRIEQLSEEMFRLKMRPLAFMTLTIQPTVDMRVWTDSDGTVHLQSVACQIRGVEYINQRFSLNLKGRLSPQQIDGITYLKGRADLQVQVELPPPFWLTPKPLLETTGNGLLKSVLLTIKHRLMQQLLLDYATWAKTSGAGSISNEVRVLPAN, via the coding sequence ATGCACACCCGATTTGATGCCTCCCAATCAGTTGAAATCGCTGTTCCGCAGCAACCAATACCCATTCAACACTATTTACGTCAACCAAAACGTTTAGTCCAGGCTTTAGTTGATGTAAATCGGATTGAACAATTAAGCGAAGAAATGTTTCGTCTCAAAATGCGCCCACTAGCATTTATGACTCTCACGATTCAACCTACAGTAGATATGCGGGTATGGACAGACAGTGATGGTACTGTTCATTTACAATCTGTAGCTTGTCAAATTAGAGGTGTGGAATACATTAATCAACGCTTTTCCTTGAATTTGAAAGGGCGACTCTCTCCCCAGCAAATTGACGGAATTACATATCTTAAGGGCAGAGCGGATTTACAAGTGCAGGTAGAATTACCCCCACCTTTTTGGTTAACTCCAAAACCACTACTAGAAACTACTGGTAACGGTCTACTCAAAAGCGTACTACTAACTATTAAACACCGCTTGATGCAACAACTTTTGTTAGATTATGCAACCTGGGCAAAAACAAGCGGCGCGGGAAGCATATCCAACGAAGTTCGAGTTTTGCCAGCCAATTAA
- a CDS encoding ribonuclease HII: protein MKELLSTDCSFPTLVAGVDEVGRGCLFGPVVAAAVILPDESISEFKTKGIRDSKQLTNVGRKKFDLIIRQVALDYRIGYCSAAEIDQLNIFQASLLAMKRAVTKLKLRPNLCLVDGKWAIPDLGIPQKSIIKGDEQVLAIAAASIIAKVWRDELILRLAKKYPEYDLEANKGYGTARHLLALKEYGPSRHHRRSFRPCRD from the coding sequence ATGAAGGAGTTACTCAGTACTGATTGCTCATTCCCAACATTGGTTGCTGGAGTTGATGAGGTGGGAAGAGGCTGTTTGTTTGGCCCGGTGGTGGCGGCGGCAGTTATTTTACCTGATGAGTCAATTTCAGAATTTAAAACTAAGGGAATTAGAGATAGCAAGCAACTAACAAATGTTGGCAGAAAAAAATTTGATTTAATCATTCGCCAAGTAGCTTTAGATTATCGAATTGGTTATTGTTCTGCTGCGGAGATTGACCAATTGAATATTTTTCAGGCTTCTTTGTTGGCTATGAAACGGGCTGTAACTAAACTTAAGTTACGCCCTAATCTTTGTTTGGTGGATGGTAAATGGGCTATTCCTGATTTAGGAATCCCACAAAAGTCAATTATTAAGGGTGATGAGCAGGTTTTGGCGATCGCAGCTGCTAGCATCATCGCCAAAGTGTGGCGCGATGAACTCATCCTCCGCTTAGCTAAAAAATACCCGGAATATGACTTAGAAGCCAACAAAGGCTATGGTACAGCCCGCCATCTTTTAGCATTAAAAGAATATGGCCCTTCTCGTCATCATCGTCGTTCTTTCCGTCCTTGCCGAGATTAA
- a CDS encoding Rne/Rng family ribonuclease: MPKQIIIAEQHRIAAVFSEDQIQELVVATGNHQVGDIYLGVVENVLPGIDAAFVNIGDPERNGFIHVSDLGPLRLKRTAGAITELLAPQQKVLVQVMKEPTGNKGPRLTGNITLPGRYLVLMPFGRGVNLSRRIKSESERNRLRALAILLKPPGMGLLVRTEAENKPEEAIIEDLESLQKQWEAIQQEVISSRAPALLNRDDDFVQRVLRDMYSEDVNRIVVDSHTGVKRVKQHLINWSAGKTPQGVLIDHHRDRLPILDYFRVNAAIREALKPRVDLPSGGYIIIEPTEALTVIDVNSGSFTRSATARETVLWTNCEAATEIARQLKLRNLAGVIIVDFIDMDSRRDQLQVLEHFNKALKADKARPQIAQLSELGLVELTRKRQGQNIYELFGRLCPTCGGLGHVVHLPGENLGRERETLDTEAKRWTDTSSEEITSPRQRITIPSPTGMGESRERFPEREPAPSSFRDYPTVEPNRLPVKEIKNTPIWEDKGYADDFDSNSDYPDVDMLNHPDLKDRGGLNNARRRRRRRLGIGEGGRLEEDMGRGSSSTPFSGASESGWVAEPEMPTPTPKTYPPISKNASLLQKGIRLDTSDRYNRPTKEIPPAEVISVEMTPEEQEVYALMGISPLLLIDREVKNPKTATVAIKLPGQSDSDSDNDAPQYHLESYQKNEATTEVVAADDEPENYQMELDFSDSVEEEQTIDAPVVSSEEVETVSSDSSESESETFDTGVRRRRRRRSSSIDADAGS; the protein is encoded by the coding sequence ATGCCAAAACAAATCATCATAGCTGAACAACATCGTATAGCTGCTGTATTTTCCGAAGATCAAATTCAAGAATTAGTTGTTGCTACAGGAAATCACCAAGTAGGAGACATTTACCTTGGTGTAGTTGAAAATGTATTACCTGGAATTGATGCTGCCTTTGTAAATATCGGCGACCCTGAACGTAACGGATTTATTCACGTTTCTGATTTAGGCCCGTTAAGATTAAAAAGAACAGCAGGCGCAATTACCGAACTACTAGCACCACAACAAAAAGTTCTCGTTCAAGTAATGAAAGAGCCGACTGGGAATAAAGGCCCTCGACTCACTGGTAATATCACTTTACCTGGTCGTTACTTAGTATTAATGCCTTTTGGAAGAGGCGTAAATTTATCAAGGCGAATTAAGAGTGAAAGCGAGCGAAATCGGCTAAGAGCCTTAGCAATTTTGTTAAAACCACCAGGAATGGGTTTACTGGTAAGAACGGAAGCAGAAAATAAACCAGAAGAAGCGATTATTGAAGATTTAGAATCGCTGCAAAAACAATGGGAAGCGATTCAACAAGAAGTAATTTCTAGTCGTGCTCCAGCATTATTAAACCGGGATGATGACTTCGTGCAGCGCGTTTTACGCGATATGTATAGCGAAGACGTGAATCGAATCGTAGTAGATTCTCATACTGGAGTGAAGCGAGTCAAGCAACACTTAATTAATTGGAGTGCAGGTAAGACACCCCAAGGGGTTTTAATCGATCATCACCGCGATCGCCTACCCATATTAGACTACTTCCGCGTTAATGCCGCAATTAGAGAAGCGCTAAAACCGAGAGTAGACCTACCTTCTGGCGGATATATTATCATCGAGCCTACAGAAGCACTTACCGTAATCGATGTAAACTCTGGCTCATTCACTCGTTCCGCAACCGCTAGAGAAACAGTTCTTTGGACAAACTGCGAAGCCGCTACCGAAATTGCTCGTCAATTAAAATTACGAAACCTAGCTGGGGTGATTATCGTTGACTTTATCGACATGGACTCCCGGCGCGACCAACTACAAGTTTTAGAGCATTTTAATAAAGCCCTAAAAGCAGACAAAGCCAGACCCCAAATAGCCCAACTTTCCGAACTCGGCTTAGTTGAACTAACTCGCAAACGCCAAGGTCAAAATATTTATGAATTATTTGGTCGCCTTTGTCCTACTTGTGGTGGCTTAGGTCATGTAGTTCACTTACCAGGGGAAAACTTAGGTAGAGAACGAGAAACATTAGACACTGAAGCGAAGAGATGGACAGATACAAGTAGTGAAGAAATCACTTCACCACGCCAGCGAATTACGATCCCATCTCCTACAGGAATGGGTGAATCTAGAGAACGCTTCCCAGAAAGAGAGCCAGCGCCTTCATCATTTAGAGACTATCCAACTGTTGAACCAAATCGTTTACCTGTTAAGGAAATCAAGAACACCCCAATATGGGAAGACAAAGGTTACGCAGATGATTTTGACTCTAACTCTGATTATCCAGATGTGGATATGCTCAATCATCCCGATTTAAAAGATCGAGGTGGGTTGAATAATGCGCGTCGTCGTCGCCGTCGTCGCTTGGGAATTGGCGAAGGCGGACGGCTAGAAGAAGATATGGGAAGAGGTAGTTCATCCACACCTTTTTCGGGAGCTAGTGAGTCTGGTTGGGTGGCTGAGCCGGAAATGCCTACTCCAACACCTAAAACCTATCCCCCAATTTCTAAGAATGCATCTCTGTTACAAAAGGGGATTCGTTTAGATACTTCCGATCGTTACAATCGTCCGACGAAAGAAATTCCACCAGCAGAAGTGATTTCTGTGGAAATGACACCAGAGGAACAAGAAGTTTATGCCTTAATGGGTATATCTCCTTTGCTCTTAATAGACCGCGAAGTAAAAAATCCAAAAACAGCAACTGTTGCTATTAAGTTACCTGGACAATCTGATTCTGATTCTGATAATGATGCGCCGCAATACCATTTGGAAAGTTACCAAAAAAATGAGGCGACAACTGAGGTAGTAGCGGCAGATGATGAACCTGAAAATTATCAGATGGAATTAGATTTTTCTGATTCTGTTGAAGAAGAACAAACTATTGATGCTCCTGTCGTAAGTAGCGAAGAAGTGGAAACAGTTAGTTCTGATAGTAGTGAATCTGAAAGTGAAACTTTTGATACGGGAGTGCGTCGTCGTCGCCGTCGCCGTTCTTCTTCTATAGATGCTGATGCAGGAAGTTAA
- a CDS encoding HesB/IscA family protein: MINLSKAAASEIKRLIAKQVQANSMFRLGVQSGGCAGIYYTLEFDSTITSKDQVYDCQGIKILVEETSLKYIDGLTLDYTEDLMGGGFRFHNPNASSSCGCGNSFSVIDINQLKSI; this comes from the coding sequence ATGATTAATCTCAGCAAAGCAGCCGCCAGCGAAATCAAACGACTGATCGCTAAACAAGTACAAGCAAACTCCATGTTTCGCCTTGGTGTCCAGTCTGGAGGCTGCGCTGGGATATATTACACTCTGGAATTTGACTCAACAATCACATCAAAAGATCAAGTCTACGATTGCCAAGGTATAAAAATCTTAGTAGAAGAAACCAGTTTAAAATATATTGATGGCCTTACCCTAGACTATACCGAAGATTTGATGGGGGGAGGTTTTCGCTTTCATAATCCTAATGCCAGTTCTAGTTGTGGTTGTGGTAATTCTTTTTCTGTAATTGACATAAATCAACTGAAATCGATATAA
- the pheA gene encoding prephenate dehydratase encodes MSLSIAHLGPTGTYAEAAALAYSQWLTQETGQQSFLCSYPSIAQTLEAVANQEAVLGVVPIENSLEGSVTMTMDALWRFDNLQIQQALILPIAHALLSCAEDLSLIRTIYSHPQALAQCQGWIDKFLPLAQLVPTNATTESLEHLKQDKAAGAIASQRAAQLYNLPILACPINDYPDNYTRFLVVSLNPASSGSHTSLAFSVPANVPGALAQLLHIFASRNINLSRIESRPTKRSLGEYLFFIDIEANAKDPSVQSALTELKLHTETLKIFGSYPVLPISAKNF; translated from the coding sequence ATGAGTCTATCAATTGCACACTTGGGGCCAACTGGTACTTATGCAGAAGCAGCTGCTTTGGCATATTCTCAATGGTTAACTCAAGAAACGGGTCAGCAATCATTTTTGTGTTCTTACCCTAGTATTGCCCAAACGCTGGAAGCTGTGGCGAATCAGGAGGCTGTTTTGGGTGTGGTTCCGATCGAGAATTCGTTGGAAGGCAGTGTCACAATGACAATGGATGCTTTGTGGCGATTCGATAATTTACAAATTCAACAAGCGTTAATTTTACCTATTGCTCATGCTTTATTATCTTGTGCGGAAGATTTGAGTTTAATTCGTACTATTTATTCTCATCCTCAAGCTTTGGCACAATGTCAAGGATGGATTGATAAGTTTTTGCCGTTGGCGCAGTTAGTTCCCACTAATGCGACAACAGAATCTTTAGAACATTTAAAGCAAGATAAAGCGGCAGGTGCGATCGCTTCTCAACGCGCTGCTCAACTTTATAATTTACCAATTCTGGCTTGTCCAATTAATGATTATCCAGATAACTATACAAGATTTTTAGTAGTAAGTTTAAATCCCGCATCTAGTGGTAGTCATACTTCTTTAGCTTTTAGCGTTCCCGCCAATGTGCCTGGTGCTTTGGCACAACTTTTACACATATTTGCCAGTCGTAATATTAATTTGAGTCGCATTGAATCGCGTCCGACTAAGCGATCGCTAGGTGAATATTTATTTTTTATTGATATTGAAGCTAATGCAAAAGATCCATCTGTTCAATCAGCTTTAACAGAATTAAAGCTGCATACGGAGACTTTAAAAATTTTTGGTAGTTATCCAGTTCTACCAATTTCTGCCAAAAATTTCTAA
- the rpsG gene encoding 30S ribosomal protein S7, which yields MSRRSVVQKRPVPPDPVYNSRLVSMMVRRVMKSGKKSVASGIVYDAFKIIEERTGSDPLETFERAVKNATPLVEVKARRVGGATYQVPMEVRSDRGATLALRWLIQFSRARTGRSMANRLANELMDAANETGSAIRKREETHRMAEANKAFAHYRY from the coding sequence ATGTCTCGTCGTTCTGTTGTTCAAAAACGTCCAGTACCGCCAGATCCGGTATATAACAGCCGCCTAGTCAGTATGATGGTGCGGCGGGTAATGAAGAGTGGTAAAAAATCTGTTGCTTCCGGCATTGTTTACGATGCTTTCAAAATCATTGAAGAAAGAACTGGTTCCGACCCTCTAGAAACCTTTGAGCGAGCAGTAAAGAATGCTACTCCTTTGGTGGAAGTAAAAGCTCGCCGAGTAGGTGGTGCTACATACCAAGTACCAATGGAAGTTCGCTCAGATAGAGGAGCAACGTTAGCACTACGTTGGTTAATTCAATTTTCTCGCGCTAGAACAGGCCGTTCAATGGCTAATAGACTGGCAAATGAGTTAATGGATGCTGCTAATGAAACAGGGAGTGCGATTCGGAAGCGTGAAGAAACGCACCGGATGGCAGAAGCGAATAAAGCATTTGCTCACTATCGCTACTAA
- a CDS encoding LON peptidase substrate-binding domain-containing protein, translating to MPPSSSIAVRELPLFPLPEVVLFPGRPLPLHIFEFRYRIMMNTILDSDRRFGVLLMEPSGQPASVGCCAEIVRFQRLPDDRMKILTLGQQRFRVLEYVREKPYRVGLVEWIEDQPPQRELNSLAANVEQLLRDVVRLSAKLTEQNIELPDDIPSLPRELSYWVASNLYGVPAEQQMLLEMEDTVARLEREAEILTSTRNHLAARTVLKDTLKN from the coding sequence ATGCCACCGTCATCCTCGATAGCGGTTCGAGAGCTTCCTCTATTTCCACTACCAGAAGTAGTTTTGTTTCCCGGGAGACCCTTACCCCTGCATATTTTTGAATTTCGCTACCGAATCATGATGAATACGATTCTGGATAGCGATCGCCGTTTTGGGGTACTACTCATGGAACCCTCTGGTCAACCAGCATCAGTCGGTTGCTGCGCGGAGATTGTCCGCTTCCAAAGATTACCAGATGACCGGATGAAAATACTCACTCTAGGGCAGCAACGTTTCCGAGTTTTAGAATACGTGCGCGAAAAGCCTTATCGAGTTGGTCTTGTGGAATGGATCGAAGATCAACCACCGCAGAGGGAATTGAACTCTTTAGCAGCTAATGTAGAACAATTACTGCGGGATGTAGTGCGCCTTTCCGCCAAGCTTACAGAACAAAATATCGAATTACCTGATGATATTCCCTCTCTACCAAGAGAGTTGTCTTATTGGGTTGCTAGTAACCTTTATGGTGTACCAGCAGAACAACAAATGTTATTAGAAATGGAGGATACTGTCGCTAGATTAGAACGGGAAGCAGAAATCCTCACGTCTACGCGCAATCACTTAGCGGCTAGGACAGTTCTCAAAGACACCTTGAAAAACTAG
- the rpsL gene encoding 30S ribosomal protein S12, with protein MPTIQQLIRDERQKARKKTKSPALKSCPQRRGVCTRVYTTTPKKPNSALRKVARVRLTSGFEVTAYIPGIGHNLQEHSVVMIRGGRVKDLPGVRYHIIRGTLDTAGVKDRKQGRSKYGTKRPKPAAAK; from the coding sequence ATGCCCACAATTCAACAATTAATTCGTGATGAACGCCAAAAAGCGCGTAAGAAAACTAAGTCTCCCGCGTTGAAGAGTTGCCCTCAGCGACGCGGCGTTTGCACTAGAGTATATACAACAACCCCAAAGAAACCAAACTCAGCATTACGTAAGGTGGCAAGAGTCCGTCTTACATCTGGATTTGAGGTAACAGCATACATTCCAGGAATTGGACATAATTTACAAGAACACTCCGTTGTAATGATTCGGGGTGGTCGGGTAAAAGATTTACCTGGGGTAAGATATCACATTATTCGCGGTACTCTAGATACTGCTGGTGTGAAAGACCGCAAACAAGGACGTTCCAAGTATGGTACTAAGCGTCCTAAACCAGCAGCTGCCAAATAA